From the Streptomyces pluripotens genome, one window contains:
- a CDS encoding bifunctional YncE family protein/alkaline phosphatase family protein: protein MLAGTAALATGAAVALAAAGGQGPAGPRSDGTAVTPVGYQVTPVGHQALLGDLPLNAVLSPDKSVLLVSNAGQGTQSLQVVDPADSEVVQTIEYKRPQAVFTGLAFGPDGKRAYASGGGREIIHTYDVDDGRLNETAPIRLPTKNPEGRAVNMFPAGIAVTPDGKRLVVADRLADAATVVNLVDGSMSTVAVGHAPYAVALAEGGRTAFVTNQGGNTVSVLDIGGAKPEKETSIRVGTHPNAVVADTAQNTLYVADGDSDEVNVVDVATRKVRRTISLAPYRHAPVGSNPDALALSEDGRRLYVANAGNNDIAVIDLKNSRTAGLIPTAWYPTSVVPLGGRLYVTNAKGLGAGPNDGPGHPNPTSTTPQSPDQYSGSMMKGTLSTIALDGGRRQLRHWTRTVIANNGFREGNSPRAVGAVVPRRVGEHTPIKHVIYVVKENRTYDQEFGSLGEGNGDASLNLFGENSAPNARALQRRFVTLDNFYADAEVSAQGWNWTVAANSNPYSEEGWPANYSGRHHSYPSENGDPAIAPNKDPEHSYIWQRLDDKGVSFRNYGFYVSTDASGAAVAQDPVLNAETDHAFGPFNLSCPDSAGTFTARTKACGGPRIEEWKKEFARYVKDGALPAFEMVRLPNDHTAGTKPGMPTPQVYVADNDWALGQLVDTVSHSKFWKSTAIFVTEDDAQNGPDHVDAHRTISQVISPYTETGRVDSTFYSTASMLRTMELLLGLRPMTQFDAYATPMVNSFTGEPDTAPYTALKPSIDLSARNTVDSPMAGVSAKQNLTEEDQIDERTFNEAIWKSVRGAGSRMPEPRHDLYGAVPNDQAKDLDDD from the coding sequence GTGCTGGCCGGTACCGCCGCGCTCGCCACCGGGGCCGCCGTCGCGCTCGCGGCCGCAGGCGGACAGGGCCCCGCGGGACCCAGGAGCGACGGGACCGCCGTGACCCCCGTCGGCTACCAGGTCACTCCGGTCGGCCACCAGGCCCTGTTGGGCGATCTCCCCCTCAACGCCGTACTGTCGCCGGACAAGAGCGTGCTGCTGGTGAGCAACGCGGGCCAGGGCACCCAGTCCCTGCAGGTGGTTGACCCCGCAGACTCGGAGGTCGTCCAGACCATCGAGTACAAGAGGCCGCAGGCGGTCTTCACCGGACTCGCCTTCGGCCCCGACGGCAAGCGCGCCTACGCCAGTGGTGGGGGACGCGAGATCATCCACACGTATGACGTGGACGACGGCCGGCTCAACGAGACCGCGCCGATCAGACTGCCCACCAAGAACCCCGAGGGTCGGGCCGTGAACATGTTTCCAGCCGGTATCGCGGTGACACCTGACGGAAAGCGGCTGGTCGTCGCCGACCGCCTTGCGGACGCCGCCACCGTGGTGAACCTGGTCGACGGGTCGATGTCGACGGTTGCGGTGGGTCATGCGCCGTACGCCGTCGCGCTCGCGGAGGGCGGCCGGACCGCCTTCGTCACCAACCAGGGGGGCAACACGGTCAGCGTCCTCGACATCGGCGGCGCCAAGCCCGAGAAGGAGACATCCATCCGGGTCGGAACCCATCCCAACGCCGTCGTCGCGGACACCGCGCAGAACACCCTGTACGTGGCCGACGGTGACAGTGACGAGGTGAACGTCGTCGACGTGGCCACCCGAAAGGTCAGACGGACCATCTCGCTCGCGCCGTACCGGCACGCGCCCGTCGGCAGCAATCCCGATGCCCTCGCCCTCTCCGAGGACGGGCGCCGGCTGTACGTCGCCAACGCCGGGAACAACGACATCGCCGTCATCGACTTGAAGAACAGCCGGACAGCCGGGCTCATTCCTACCGCCTGGTACCCGACCTCCGTCGTACCGCTGGGCGGAAGGCTCTACGTCACCAACGCCAAGGGGTTGGGTGCCGGACCGAACGACGGGCCCGGCCATCCGAATCCCACCTCCACCACGCCCCAGTCCCCGGATCAGTACTCGGGCTCGATGATGAAGGGCACCCTGTCGACCATCGCGCTGGACGGCGGTCGGCGGCAGCTGCGGCACTGGACGCGGACCGTCATCGCCAACAACGGCTTCCGGGAGGGCAACAGCCCGCGGGCCGTCGGGGCCGTCGTACCGAGGAGGGTCGGGGAGCACACCCCGATCAAGCACGTGATCTACGTGGTGAAGGAGAACCGCACCTACGACCAGGAGTTCGGGTCGCTCGGCGAGGGGAACGGGGACGCCTCCCTGAACCTCTTCGGAGAGAACTCGGCGCCCAACGCCCGTGCGCTGCAGAGGCGGTTCGTGACGCTCGACAACTTCTACGCCGACGCCGAGGTCAGCGCGCAGGGCTGGAACTGGACCGTCGCCGCCAACTCCAACCCCTACAGCGAAGAGGGGTGGCCGGCCAACTACTCGGGCCGCCACCACAGCTACCCGTCCGAGAACGGGGACCCGGCGATCGCGCCGAACAAGGACCCCGAACACTCCTACATCTGGCAGCGCCTGGACGACAAGGGCGTGTCTTTCCGCAATTACGGCTTCTACGTGAGTACCGACGCGAGCGGTGCGGCCGTGGCCCAGGACCCCGTGCTCAACGCGGAGACCGACCACGCCTTCGGGCCGTTCAACCTGAGCTGTCCGGACTCTGCGGGCACCTTCACCGCGCGTACCAAGGCCTGTGGCGGACCGCGGATCGAGGAATGGAAGAAGGAGTTCGCCCGGTACGTGAAGGACGGAGCCCTCCCGGCCTTCGAGATGGTGCGGCTGCCCAACGACCACACCGCCGGTACCAAGCCCGGCATGCCCACCCCGCAGGTCTACGTCGCCGACAACGACTGGGCGCTCGGGCAACTCGTCGACACGGTCTCACACTCGAAGTTCTGGAAGTCGACCGCGATCTTCGTGACCGAGGACGACGCGCAGAACGGGCCGGACCACGTGGACGCGCACCGGACGATCTCGCAGGTCATCAGCCCGTACACGGAAACCGGACGGGTCGACTCGACCTTCTACTCGACCGCGTCCATGCTGCGCACGATGGAACTGCTGCTGGGACTGCGGCCCATGACGCAGTTCGACGCGTACGCCACGCCGATGGTGAACTCCTTCACCGGAGAGCCGGACACGGCCCCGTACACCGCCTTGAAGCCGTCGATCGATCTGAGTGCCCGGAACACGGTCGACTCGCCGATGGCCGGGGTATCGGCGAAGCAGAACCTGACTGAGGAGGACCAGATCGACGAGCGCACCTTCAACGAAGCGATCTGGAAGAGCGTGCGCGGGGCCGGGAGCAGGATGCCGGAGCCCCGGCACGACCTCTACGGGGCCGTCCCCAACGATCAGGCGAAGGACCTGGACGACGACTGA
- a CDS encoding cysteine hydrolase family protein — MTTLPERPNTALLVIDVQNGVMVPGSPRLEQVIAHINTLIGKARAEGVPVVWVQHGDEELVPGSESWEYVPQLKRLDTEPLVHKRYRDSFEDTQLESVLAGLGVGRLVVTGAQSDFCIRSTLHGALVRGYDATLVADAHTTEDLTQYGAPAPEQVIAHTNFYWSGQHAPGRRGGTVSTAEVEFTVTR, encoded by the coding sequence ATGACGACACTGCCTGAACGTCCGAACACCGCCCTGCTCGTCATCGACGTGCAGAACGGCGTGATGGTGCCCGGCTCCCCGCGCCTGGAGCAGGTCATCGCCCACATCAACACCCTGATCGGCAAGGCCCGCGCGGAGGGCGTGCCAGTGGTCTGGGTACAGCACGGGGACGAGGAACTCGTGCCCGGCAGCGAGAGCTGGGAGTACGTCCCCCAGCTGAAGCGGTTGGACACCGAACCACTGGTCCACAAGAGGTACCGCGACTCCTTCGAGGACACCCAGCTGGAATCCGTGCTAGCCGGGCTCGGAGTGGGCCGGCTCGTGGTCACGGGCGCCCAGAGCGACTTCTGCATCCGCTCCACCTTGCACGGCGCCCTCGTCCGCGGGTACGACGCAACGCTGGTCGCCGACGCCCACACCACAGAGGACCTCACCCAGTACGGCGCGCCCGCCCCGGAGCAGGTGATCGCCCACACCAATTTCTACTGGAGCGGACAGCACGCACCCGGCCGCCGGGGCGGGACGGTGAGCACGGCGGAAGTGGAGTTCACGGTCACTCGTTGA
- a CDS encoding GNAT family N-acetyltransferase, protein MSNVTSGAGEYAVRTIRPDEWARVKQLRLDALRDPVAHLAFLESYEEAAARPDSFWQERVAGAGEGATGARQFVAEAVDGTWAASVVVLIEEAGTKDWAGLPVERRQGHVVGVFVRSGHRGSGLIEALFDAGVSWAWERGAERVRLLVHEDNARARAAYRKAGFVPSGVRVPFVRDEAQNELEFVLDRPATDSGSR, encoded by the coding sequence ATGAGCAACGTGACCAGCGGTGCGGGTGAGTATGCCGTCCGCACCATACGACCCGACGAATGGGCCCGCGTGAAGCAGCTGAGGCTGGACGCGCTGCGGGACCCGGTCGCCCATCTCGCCTTCCTGGAGTCGTACGAGGAGGCCGCGGCCAGACCGGACTCCTTCTGGCAGGAGCGGGTGGCCGGAGCGGGCGAGGGGGCCACGGGGGCCAGGCAGTTCGTCGCCGAGGCAGTCGACGGCACGTGGGCCGCCTCGGTCGTCGTGCTCATCGAGGAGGCCGGGACCAAGGACTGGGCCGGGCTCCCGGTGGAGCGCAGACAGGGGCACGTGGTGGGCGTGTTCGTGCGGTCCGGACACCGCGGGAGCGGGTTGATCGAGGCCCTGTTCGACGCCGGGGTGAGCTGGGCGTGGGAGCGTGGGGCCGAGCGGGTACGGCTGCTTGTGCACGAGGACAACGCGCGAGCCCGGGCCGCATACCGCAAGGCGGGGTTCGTGCCGAGCGGGGTGCGTGTGCCCTTCGTGAGGGACGAGGCGCAGAACGAGCTGGAGTTCGTCCTCGACCGGCCTGCGACCGACTCCGGTTCTCGCTAG
- a CDS encoding type IV secretory system conjugative DNA transfer family protein: MRPDAREHRADRRAGQGGIPDGLLIGMLAFLLGMTLLVWTATGLAAWFAKGAWPDAVTFTHTPLAMRHLIGRPHDITGAWPATPAAQLSGWGLFWGLFIAQLMILFVLAMFVMGTVARWRAAKARRRTVEQGSARPAAVPGQRYEVPVPRTEPQPEPANPEGTVPDTAIPGPPKPGAAHPGPAASEPSASEPSASEPVNSVPTNPASAARLQEEAPPPLAARVPTGDGRPGGREGVLLAPRENRRSTAAQAIQDAPGPTLVVTSNPALWAETKGARAKLGPDLLYDPTHLCDTPARLHWSPTAGCEDKETALRRAIALLAPVQPTAKIDRAVADAATTLLRSYLHAAALENRTIRHVHRWSQGSQIQDAVRTLRTHPKAAAGAAGELEATLTAHPERRDVAQELISRALSALFTVNVREACTPNRTDALVLDSFVHEAGTLYVVGESIEDPRSNPGAMPLLTALVSHVVEHGRHMAARSSSGRLDPPLTLVLEDVAAVAPLPQLPDLLAIGAEQGLPTLALLRSREQARSRWPHRELPV; encoded by the coding sequence GTGAGACCGGACGCTCGCGAGCACCGTGCCGACCGGCGTGCGGGCCAGGGCGGCATCCCCGACGGCCTGCTGATCGGCATGCTCGCGTTCCTTCTCGGCATGACCCTGCTGGTGTGGACGGCAACGGGCCTGGCGGCCTGGTTCGCCAAGGGTGCCTGGCCCGACGCCGTCACGTTCACCCACACCCCCCTGGCCATGCGCCATCTCATCGGCCGACCGCACGACATCACCGGCGCCTGGCCGGCCACCCCAGCAGCCCAGCTCTCCGGCTGGGGCCTGTTCTGGGGCCTGTTCATCGCCCAGCTGATGATCCTTTTCGTCCTCGCCATGTTCGTCATGGGCACGGTGGCGCGATGGCGAGCGGCGAAGGCGCGACGGCGGACGGTGGAGCAGGGTTCCGCACGGCCCGCCGCAGTGCCCGGGCAGCGGTACGAGGTCCCGGTACCGCGCACGGAACCACAGCCCGAACCGGCGAACCCCGAAGGGACAGTCCCCGACACAGCGATCCCGGGCCCTCCGAAACCTGGCGCCGCACATCCCGGACCCGCCGCGTCCGAACCCTCGGCTTCCGAACCCTCGGCTTCCGAACCCGTGAACTCCGTGCCCACGAACCCCGCGTCGGCGGCGCGCCTCCAGGAGGAGGCGCCGCCGCCCCTCGCCGCGCGCGTCCCGACCGGTGACGGACGGCCGGGAGGGCGGGAAGGGGTACTGCTGGCACCCAGGGAAAACCGGCGCTCCACCGCGGCCCAGGCCATTCAGGACGCGCCGGGTCCGACGCTCGTCGTCACATCGAATCCGGCGCTGTGGGCAGAGACCAAGGGCGCCAGGGCCAAACTCGGCCCCGACCTCCTCTACGACCCCACGCACCTGTGCGACACCCCGGCCCGCCTTCACTGGTCCCCCACCGCAGGCTGCGAGGACAAAGAGACGGCCCTGCGCAGGGCCATCGCCCTGCTGGCCCCCGTACAGCCCACCGCGAAGATCGACCGGGCCGTAGCGGACGCGGCGACGACACTGCTGAGAAGCTACCTCCACGCCGCCGCCCTGGAGAACCGGACCATCCGCCACGTCCACCGCTGGTCCCAGGGCAGCCAGATCCAGGACGCCGTACGTACGCTCCGCACGCATCCCAAGGCCGCCGCCGGCGCCGCCGGTGAACTCGAGGCCACCCTCACCGCTCATCCGGAACGGCGTGATGTCGCACAGGAGTTGATTAGCAGAGCACTGTCCGCACTCTTCACGGTCAACGTCCGCGAGGCCTGCACCCCGAACCGAACCGATGCACTGGTCCTGGATTCCTTCGTCCACGAGGCGGGCACACTCTATGTGGTCGGTGAATCCATCGAGGACCCCAGAAGCAATCCGGGTGCGATGCCGCTGCTGACGGCCCTCGTCTCACACGTGGTCGAGCACGGCCGGCACATGGCCGCACGGTCATCCTCCGGGCGGCTCGACCCACCACTCACCCTGGTCCTGGAGGACGTCGCCGCCGTGGCCCCGCTCCCCCAGCTCCCGGACCTCCTCGCCATCGGAGCGGAGCAGGGCCTGCCGACGCTGGCCCTGCTCCGCTCCCGCGAACAGGCCCGCTCCCGCTGGCCGCACCGGGAACTACCGGTCTAG